DNA sequence from the Lycium ferocissimum isolate CSIRO_LF1 unplaced genomic scaffold, AGI_CSIRO_Lferr_CH_V1 ctg1755, whole genome shotgun sequence genome:
CAAATATGACAAAGGTCATGTTGCTGCCAACAGTGCTTTTATAAGTTTGGGTGATATCAGGACGTGTATTGCTCTTTTGGATACATCTCACACTAATGCACATCTCTGCTATGTTATTCAATAGTTaagcaaaaatgatgaaatCATGTCTAGATATTTCAAGCTGCCAACCAAGTTGCTTTTTTGCTGACACGGTCAACCGTACCCGAGAACGCTCATGCCTACTCGAACCTCGAGGACAAGGTTCTTATTGGGGTCGGGGGTATTGTTATGAATGGGCTTAGACCAGTAATAAGAAAGCACCCCAATACCACATTAGTTGGTTATGTGTGGGATCCGGATTGATAAATAGGGCATTCCGGGAGCAATAGACTTATATGTTGAAGCTTTGGCTCAGTCTGTTATCCCCTCATCCCCCTTCTATGTTCTAGTATCTCATCCCCTTCTGGTTACCTTCTTCCCTTGTTATTCTTATATTTCCCCATTAGTATTGTTCATTATTACCTTATTGTTCCAATTCTCAGTTGTAATTTGGATTCCGTAAGTATAATATATGTTAgttgttacattccgtattttgtaccctcgggtaagtcgaggcaagtgacacaagttgcgtatgggaaaattgtaaagtaggactattaagaaaggccaggggtaaaaaggtaaatttgcaaaatgactcatggaaatacggagaaaggctaggggcaaatttggaattaagggaaatatttttcatgaaataagataaatttgctagaattttcaagaaaggggggccacttggccatggaccccacttgcaTTATTTGGCCAAATGAATTCAAGCCAAACAAGGGACCATATGGTTGATTATAATTGGaagagactatatatatatatatatgagtggaaggatgaattattcatcttatttccctagatttttcaagaaagcaagaaagagagagagagagcttggCCATTcggcttagaaaaaaaaaaaaaaagagagaaaaagcgagagaaaaaaaaaagaagaagagagtttccaacttgtttcttcatagccaaacaattccttgaagggttcttagtaagttgaagtggtttgtggagcaagaaggatacatattcatacaagttgttaagttgagtcaagtgaagaagttgaggaaaaggtaaggtttaattcctcttttgtatgttatgagtgtttatgcatgttgtggagtatgaaaatggatgaaattcatgtgttgtaaGAGTGTGTGTAGGTGGCCGTGACCTACAAGAAatccgtgtgtgtatgtgtagtgtgtgttgagttgtattgtgttgtgttgtgtgttggttgttgttgtaatgtatggaaattATGAAAAGCATGCATATGGGGAGGGGGTTGGCCGAATGATAGGTTATGGTAGGGTGTGATGAATCGactttatttagaatggaaattgttgttatggtaggttctatggtgttagaataaagatttaatggtttggaggaatgaaaattgggttgttgtgattgaatttgaaagaaggaaaaaaatgttgttgttgttgtttcataaattggaagatgtgggtaagtagtatgttgatggtattgttggaatattatgtgaattatattgtattgaattatattgaattgtatggaattgaattgaattgcattgaaaagaattgaattgagttgaagtaaatataagtggtttgttggtattgttggttgatagtttggcgggtttgaattccggattgttgttgagtaaaaattggccaagttgaacttggagggatggaatatttacgggggagagTCTTtagcgaaatttcggtagccaagtattattttaagaattcaattctaaaggcactaatcatgtttggtaaacatgaccaatttgtagatttttgtcgaacttggagcttgagtttggagacgtgaacaaagcgtaaaaggtatgtgaagcctacctctccttcatttggcatgtctagttagtataagttgaaatccgaccctcgggaaaagtcctacccctcgggaacgacacctaaatttattcctttttcattcaatagaattgaatccataacttgtgctttaaagaAAGAAGTGTTCAAACGtcgaaacctttggaaatgaagttgaaatgccttgaaaccttcgtgaatgacccaatggtacatgatgaccgtgtttttatgttcgtcacccgagtctcgataaacgtgcatatcggtttccattacttctttcataggaactttataatcttattttatgttttcttatggtgttgctattcattgatggtctcgccttataatgattgttccttgaGTGAGACGAAgcaccgtggttattccataaggtagtcgggggCTACGAACCTTCGTCCCAAAcggacacatgactttccttgggttcttatgcatcttgcttatatgatatgtatatgacatgtatatgatatgtatgtgaaaatggggaattttggggaatggatacatgttgcgctatagacgcatgccACTGGTCggggcgtaattccatcccggacgcgggacacatgtgggcgagccgacgtatttcggcgacatgacttgttattttcacatgtatatgacacgaaatgttttgaacaaaagtatataataagcaagcatgacatccgccgaAAGGAACTTACGGTctgattatccttttatctcgttatatgatctttggtctcacgtgttgttattgctcacatgttaTATGCTCCAtcatattattttcatggctcacatactcggtacttgtTCGCTCGcaccccttttcttggggggcgcgtctcatgccacgGAGGTAGACGagttgacgggctcgactctAGGAGCTTTTTCGGTAGTACATTGGAAGGCGCTCCGGTTGTCCGGAggagcttctattttgggtactacttcgtgtatatatttggacacggCAAAGTCggttacttgtaattatatgtatcgtgtttagaggctcgtagacggatatgtacggtCGGATGTTTCATAGCCTAGTTGCCTTTATCGCAGGTGCGATATGTGTAATGATTGAATactactactcgtttacatgtatgctattatcgaggttgctaaaggaaaaaaaaatgccggtgttcatacggcccacttagtaataagaacaagacatatgacggGGGTGCCGATACAGTATCGAGATGCtttcgtcgcggcccctagttgggtcgtgacattagtgTTGTGTTGATAAATTCGGGTTGTTACAAAATCTCAGCACACTttgttagtgtaatttttttaatccaGTGGTCGTGTTTTATGCACTAATATATAACAAATTCATTGATATTGCTTTTGCGAAAAAATGGTTAAATTTCATTAGTATTTAAAAAATTGCTACTTTGAAGTGCGAATTcttttgattattttctttttgaaccATTTCGCGTTCAACGATAATTAAAATAAACGTATTCTAGCTTTTCAAAACTACTGTGGCTTTTAatctcttaaatttttaaggaaaattttaaaatgtgcCTCCCACAACTGAGCTCTTTTTTGTGAGACAAAAAAGTGAACTCAAAATTTGTGGACCCAAAAGTATAAAATGTTGGTctacttttttatttcataaaaaagGGTCTCACACAACTAATGTCAGTTATGTGAGGCACATTTtaaaacttttcaattttttgtgaGACAAACATCAAAAGATTTTACTATTAAAATAGCAGGCCGTCAAAACACATACATTCATTAGATTAAAGAGGGAACAAACTCTTTAATCTCTAAGCAGCTAGCTAATTAGCGTACACAAGGAACAAGTGCACTAAACTACTCAAAACAGGAAATTACGACACAAAGTCCGATAAATTGAAAGCTTGATCCAAACATTCATCATATTATTCCATCAGACAATCACCATCTCTGCTACTTCATCCTGCCACCAGAGAATTTTGAGTTTTCAGCAACTTCACTGCACCCTGCAATATTTAATTATAACCAACAAATGTTAATTACAGTTATTACCCTGATTCGTggaaaatagattttttttttttttttttaaaaagtgtatTACTACCACCCTTGTTAGCTCGCTATTGCATTGGCCTATGTAAAAAAGCAGAGGAATAACTTTTCGATAGATCTCATGACACACGGAACGTGCCATTTTCTAAGAAACTCATATAATTTCCAAACAACCATTCTTTATATGGTAGGCAATTATCATTCAAAATAAGGTTTATCGTCTTAAGTGCGAAATAGGTTTTCATTTATATGCATCGACAAATATGCCTTATTGTCTAGGTTACTGATTGCAatttttttggatgatttgacgTAGTTATTTCATAGAGTAAAAATACTATGAAATATTTAGGAGAGAAATGTATGAAAAGGATATACATACTTGGAGCAGTCAATGGATGGGCTGATCTTGTAGGGAATATTGACACCACATCGGCTGGGGAGGGCAGCAGCGAGTTGGAGGTTGACGCCACTGATGGCTCCAGCAGCAGATTTCATGCAAGTGCAAACAGTCTGGCGATCTTGGGTGGAACTTGCTGCACTGAAAAGGCTCCTAATACCTGTCAAACAGGTAATACAATTAAGTAATTATTATTTGTACATAATTCCGTAAGAGTTTGAACTTTAGATGAGATTATCACACAGTTCAACAATACCATTGCAGCACGTTACAGGGATAGCTCCTCCCATCCTCACGTAGTCAAGGCATGGAGACAAGTCTGTCGCCACGGTTCCACATGTGACATATGCCTCTGAATGGGCTGCAAACATTGACATCACCATGGCAGCTATGCACATTACTGCTAAGCTTGCAAGTTTTGCCATTTTGGAGTAATGTAGTATTGGGTTTTTGAAGTATGTCTATTGAGTTTAGCTTTGGAAAGTGAAAATGGATGTGGGAGAAGAAAGGTTCTTGAGTGACTTTATATAGAGGAGTTTGTGACTAATCTACagttttttgttgttttaataAGGTGAAGAGTTAGCTGGGTTGGTAGTTGGATAAATTCAATGCTTCTTGATGATTCTGAAATCAAACCTGCTATTATCTTCACAGATGAATTGATGCAATGTACGAAAAAAGCTTTTAATGGTTTTTCTCGAGctctcttttttatattttgtgacCATTCATTTCTCCGTGGCCTTCCATCCCTGGATGTCCTTTTTCAATTGTACATGCTTTCGATCCTTAATGACCTAGTCAGGCCTTGTTCATGTCATTAGCGAGTATGATTAATGATTCAATTaaactaaataaattaaaaggtcATGTTTTTTCTCAAGGAAACATGCAACTCCTTAGCAAACGgaaaccaataaaaaaaaaaaaaattactattacGGCCCCGTTTGTTCATAGAAACCAAAAAGAAATTcacttttttgggaattttggagttggagttgtgtttggccatagtttttgaaattgtagtttttggtgaaatgtagttgtaaaaaagtaaaaaaaatttgaaaaataagttttttgagtttttggtattccgaaatacttcaagttgtattcggaattcttatggccaaatgctaaaaagtgaaaaaagtgaaaaaaaattccggaataaagtgaataattcttatggacaaacgcctactaagtaaAAGGAAcactcaactttttttttttattgcacTAAATTAGTACTGAACTATTTTTTGTAATATGAAAATCCATCAACTTAGTACAAGTATCACATAAAGtcatcaaactattttataacaaaaattGATTCAACTTTACCTTAGTATCACAACAAATCACTGAAACAATTATTTGTAACAAATCCTTCAACATTGCTCAAGTACCATATTaaatgttttttgttttgttttttcttaatGACTGATCTTGTGATACTTAGtcaaagttaagtgactttttagGTACAAAAGATAATTCAGTATACTTTCGTGTTATTTAGTAAAATTAAgtaattttttcttataaaaaatagtttaataACTTTactaaaataaagtaaaaattaagTGAGAATCTATGATATCAACCAAAATTTACTTGAATCCTGtcattgttttaaaattttaatgagTGATGAGAATGGCAGTGCAGCATATGCTTCTCAAAGAATCAGAAAACCACCACAATTTTCACATTAATTCCTAAAAATACACGACGGAACAAAAGACGGTGCAAAAGAGTTTGAGAGAGACTTGTCGGTTAGTTtaggaaagaaggaaaaaacatCCAAATTCGGGCAGTTATATTGGGTTGAAATGCTTGGAATCGGCTCCTCTTCAGTGGGTCTTCCCTCCAGTCCCTCCAGTCCACCTTTTGATTTGCGACACGTGTCACCTAATTAAACTAATGGCTCTGATTCCTTCTTCCAACTATGACTGTAAGCACTCCCTGTAGAGAACCAAACCCAGTTCTTGTCTTCTTCCACTCTCACCCAATAAAGGCTCAGATTTTCTCTAATAATTCAATATATGGTACAGAACTAAGCCCATTTCAGTTCTTCCCTTCTCTTTCTGCACAGTCCCACTAATTAATGCACGCTCCACTTTACATGAACTAAGCCCATTTGTGTTTTCCCCTTCTCTTCCATTTAAATGAAGTTATATAAAAATGTCAGATCCTTCTAAGTAATCTAATTATCTTTACAAGGACATAAAACAAATggttgaatatatatatgagaattCTAAGTATCTCAGTATCCTTCCAAGTAATCTAATAATTATCTTAGTAGGCTTGAATcactttttatttaaaattcttAGGAATGTCGAAATTAAACATTCGAGTTAAAATTTCCAGTTAAACGTGAAAATATTTAGTGCAAGAAttgtttagaaaaaaaattaatttgttgGAAAGAGATTTTCCcctacataaaattaaaatggCCTCTTTGAAAATTGAAACAGTTATTATCAGTTATGATGAGTAACATGTTTTCATAAATAAAACTTGAAAGAGAATGCCATAAAGGGTAACTGGGTTTGGTTCTCTGCAGGGGGGGTGTCTAGAGTCATAGTTGGAAGAAAGAATCAGAACCATTAGTTTAATTAGGTGACACGTGTCACAAATCAAAAGGTGGACGGAAGGGACCGGAGGGGAGTCGGTTCTGAAATGTTTTACTTAAACTGATGGTTTATCTGAAATAACCTCTACTTTCATAAGGTATAGGGGTAAGGTATGCGTACACATCATCCTCTTCAGACCCTACTTATGAAATTGTAACATTTGGTCGTTTTAGCCTTTTCggtgcttttgaccctttcctgggcttgtttagctcacatttgacccgaggggaccgttgacacacttCCCGGGGTCTTTAGATATGATTTGGGCGACTTTAggggaaatttgggcttaaagcgaaaaagaattgactcaaagttgacttttgggtaaatggatcTTTTTCGGGAAtctgtcgattccgagaggtccagagggtcttttagaacttgtgtgtatattcggttcgattcccaatgcactcaggtgcattttgggacttgggttgagaagttagttttgaggtatcgagaattgactcggtcaacgagacctccgttgggaatttcgaggccacgagctggttcgtagcatgtttttatgtatgtctgcatatatggtttgtCAGCAGATGGCCTTGGATGATAGTCAGGATTTCGGGTTGAATTAGCGAACCTTGggagtttctggtgtctggtgcccgatATGGCAGCACCAGGACCGCGGCAGTGGTCCGGCTTTAGCAGTAACCCTGCCACTATAGCGGTCTGGTACGATTGGCGTGGACCGCGGAAGCAGTCACGAGACCGCAGAAGCGCTAATGTGAGCGCGGAAGCGGGTGACGGccagttagattcattaaatgtgtgtGAAAAGCCCTAATTCTTTCATTCAGTACCACTCCGACTTTAGAGCTTTTTGGGAGCATTCAAGGCTATTCTGCATAGagaatcattgtggtaagtcctttcaccttcctttccattccatgtTTCATTAttcaccttaggaatccattaagCATGCTATTTTCATTAAgagcttgaggattaaaagagggttcaatgggttctttgttctaggctattaaatcatgaattattcattgggttagcttcattaagtatggaattgatgatcAGAACTATTaatgcatgattccttcctaaatAGTgactaatttatggaattggaagttatggttcatacccaaatttgggggttttgcctagaatccgaatttaagtgatttattagttcttctagcttataattgataggaattgatcacttataatattaatttcatgttgagaccgatagattcctaatttcatctttttagttcataaacccattccataggttgggatttggtTCTTGAATAGAAATAAGgattgaatgatgtttcttctgattctaatttcataattcgaatatgattagacatccattatctcgaggctcaaaggaaggaaaagactaaggtttgactattggaAACTTTGCTGCTCGGCTCTCcaagtaggttacggtttaccttatggtgagacttcgattagcgtagcgtatatttagatgatattgtaggagaatgcatgtaaaccttcaggtatgtAGTCGGGTTGAATATTGTCTTAGCTTGggcttgttgtatgatttgggggctagccaccccgttgcgctaattgacttatcttgatttatttacttattggcttgTTGTCATATTGAGACATTAGATATTgatgattagtgatatatcatgattatgatattgcggtactttactttgatttgatattggATGAGGATTGTGATTCTATTGTGTCTTATTGTGTAGCCTGATTTATTGATACTACTTATgagccatgtgtggtactgtttgggattgaattggttattgatagtaaattgcatcgtattcatactcatttccatgatacattttatattgcattgtTGTGGTACCAAGGATGGAAGGTGAGAAGGAAATACAGATTCTATTGAAACATACTATATATCGAGTCATCTCTAGGCTGTGTCTTTGAATGACTGATACGAGGCGTATAGGTGGGAAGTAGTCATCTCtaggctgtgtgcggagtgactggtacatggactttgcggatcccccatgggttgtctttgccgagatgtgatgttccatcgatCGGAGTGCATGTGTACGGTGGATATGCA
Encoded proteins:
- the LOC132042726 gene encoding non-specific lipid-transfer protein 1-like, encoding MAKLASLAVMCIAAMVMSMFAAHSEAYVTCGTVATDLSPCLDYVRMGGAIPVTCCNGIRSLFSAASSTQDRQTVCTCMKSAAGAISGVNLQLAAALPSRCGVNIPYKISPSIDCSKVQ